In Dolichospermum flos-aquae CCAP 1403/13F, the following proteins share a genomic window:
- the devC gene encoding ABC transporter permease DevC yields the protein MISIFQQFRRRTPLGWLQLTHEKSRLFVAISGIAFADVLMFMQSGFQTALYDSNTRLHRSLQADIILISPQARSLQSMSIFSRRRLYQAMDIPGVKSAEAMYCNHIIWKNPQTHLETGVLIIGINPDQPAFDLPEINQQLQKIKLPNTVLFDRAARGEYQQAIKKIQEGKTVTTEINGSTITIGGLFKLGASFAADGSLITSANNFSQIFARQPTSSVNIGLVKIKPGYKTDQVVAQLKAYLKDDVKVLTHQEFIEFENNFWSSNSPIGFIFNLGVSMGFVVGVIIVYQVLSTDVNAHLREYATFKAIGYRHFYLLTIIFEEALILAALGFFPGLAVSLGLYQLTRTATNLPMYMTIIRGLQVLLLTIIMCAISGVIATNKLQSADPADMF from the coding sequence ATGATTAGTATTTTTCAACAATTTCGACGACGAACTCCTTTGGGTTGGTTGCAACTTACTCATGAAAAAAGTCGTTTATTCGTAGCAATATCAGGTATTGCTTTCGCTGATGTTCTTATGTTTATGCAGTCAGGCTTTCAAACTGCTTTATATGACAGCAATACTAGATTACATCGCAGTTTACAAGCTGATATTATTCTCATTAGTCCCCAAGCCCGTAGTTTACAAAGTATGTCTATTTTTTCCCGGAGACGACTTTATCAAGCAATGGACATACCGGGGGTGAAATCGGCTGAAGCTATGTATTGCAATCATATTATTTGGAAGAATCCCCAAACACATTTGGAAACTGGAGTTTTAATTATTGGGATAAATCCAGATCAACCAGCTTTTGATTTACCAGAAATTAATCAACAATTACAGAAGATTAAATTACCAAATACAGTTTTATTTGATCGGGCAGCCAGAGGGGAATATCAACAAGCAATAAAGAAAATTCAAGAAGGTAAAACTGTCACAACTGAAATTAATGGTAGCACAATTACTATTGGTGGTTTATTTAAACTTGGTGCTTCCTTTGCCGCTGACGGTAGTTTAATTACCAGTGCAAATAATTTCTCCCAAATCTTTGCCAGGCAGCCTACAAGTAGTGTGAACATCGGTTTAGTTAAAATCAAACCAGGTTATAAAACTGACCAAGTTGTTGCCCAATTAAAGGCTTATTTGAAAGATGATGTTAAGGTTCTCACTCATCAGGAATTTATTGAATTTGAAAATAACTTTTGGAGTAGCAATTCTCCCATTGGGTTTATTTTTAATCTCGGTGTATCAATGGGATTTGTGGTTGGAGTAATTATTGTTTATCAAGTTCTTTCTACAGATGTTAATGCCCATTTGCGAGAATATGCAACCTTTAAAGCCATCGGATATCGTCATTTTTATTTACTAACTATTATTTTTGAAGAAGCTTTAATTTTAGCAGCTTTGGGATTTTTCCCAGGGTTAGCCGTATCTTTAGGACTTTATCAGCTAACCCGAACAGCGACAAATTTGCCCATGTATATGACCATAATTCGTGGTTTACAAGTGCTATTATTAACTATAATTATGTGTGCTATTTCCGGAGTAATTGCTACTAATAAACTCCAATCTGCTGATCCTGCGGATATGTTTTAA
- a CDS encoding DUF2127 domain-containing protein translates to MYKKRPPGLVAIVIYKGFVALLLAATSLVLLLALKNHEALIMLSQSYVLEGKLEIIEWLLEKVINIKSSTLKFSGIAAEIYALEDV, encoded by the coding sequence ATGTATAAAAAGCGTCCTCCTGGTTTAGTGGCAATCGTTATCTATAAGGGATTTGTTGCTTTACTATTAGCGGCAACATCCCTCGTTTTACTTTTAGCTTTGAAAAATCATGAAGCTCTAATTATGCTCTCTCAATCCTATGTTTTAGAAGGAAAACTGGAGATAATTGAATGGCTTTTAGAAAAAGTCATTAATATCAAAAGTTCAACTTTAAAATTTAGTGGTATAGCTGCGGAAATTTATGCTTTAGAGGATGTTTGA